In Candidatus Tanganyikabacteria bacterium, the sequence AGCCCGAGATCGCCTACGGCCACGGCGATTTCTGCCACATCGAACTGCCCTACCAGGACCACGCCCGGGTCAAGAAGTTCTACGGCGAGGCGTTCGGCTGGACGTTCCAGGACATGCCCGAGATGGACTACACCATGTTCTTGACGCCCAACGGGCGGGGCGGCGTGCAGGGCGGCCTCTACAAGGCCACCGAGGAGATGAAGAGCGCGGTCAACTACATCAATGTCGACAACCTCCAGGCGTCCAACGAGAAGATCGCGGCCCTGGGCGGCAAGATCCTCAAGGATCGCGTCGAGGTGCCGGGCATGGGCGAACTGTCCATCGTCATGGACACCGAGGGCAACGTCTTCGGCCTCTGGCACTCCACCAGCCAGAACTAGCGGCCAGATCATCCGGCGCCCCGGGGTCGTTCCCGGGGCGCCGCTTCGTCTAGTCCCGCCGCGCGCGCATTTCGCGCCAGATCTCGGCCCAGTCGCTCTCGGCCAGTACCTCCGCGGCCCGAGGGAACAGGTCGTCGTCTTCGCGGCGGATGTGGCCGGGGTAGAGCTCCAGGAAGAATTCGGCCAGATCCCGGAGGGCCTCCGCGTCGGCGGATGAGGCGGCGCGGTCGGCCAGGACCCGGTCCAAGACCTGGTCCAGCCGCTCGTGGAGCGGATCGGCCTGCCGGTGCTGGTCGGCGAGTTCGGCCATGATCGCGTCGAGGGCGGGATCGGATCGCGCTTGCAGCCTCGGGAAGAGCGAGTCTTCCTCGTCGACCGTGTGGATCTTTCCGCTCGTGGCGAAGTAGCGCTGCACCCTGGTCAGGGCGTCGAAGGCGTCGGGATGCGGGTCCTTTCCGGCAAGGGCGGCCGCGGCGCCCGCGAGCAGCTCCAAGTGGCTCAGGACGCGGCGGTGGCAGCCGGTGAGCAGCTTGATGGGCGTGTCCTCGACGGTGGCGCCGCCCAGGAGGTAGAGGTGCATGGTAGCCAGCGTAGCAGCTCAGAGGCGCTCGCTTGGCTCCGCTCCGGCGTCGCGGCCGGCACGGAGGCCGGCCCCACCCGCCACATCGGTGGCGCAGGCCTCCGTGCCTGCGGCCGAGTGGCGCTGGGCCATTTGAACGGCGTTATCGGAGGCGGTCGCCGACCCCGCGCATTCCCCGGGCGCGCTGCGCGACGTATCCCCCGGGGAGGAGGGCGGGCGCTGCGCGGGGCCTACGCGGGTCTTCCGGCGGTCGGGGTCGGCCGCGTCGGTTCGGCCTGCTGGGCGGGCGCCGTTGCGGCGGTCGAGGCCGAGTAGGTAGCCGCGGCCGCGGCGAGCGCCGAGCTGA encodes:
- a CDS encoding VOC family protein → MTTATAQETKPEIAYGHGDFCHIELPYQDHARVKKFYGEAFGWTFQDMPEMDYTMFLTPNGRGGVQGGLYKATEEMKSAVNYINVDNLQASNEKIAALGGKILKDRVEVPGMGELSIVMDTEGNVFGLWHSTSQN
- a CDS encoding hemerythrin domain-containing protein, which gives rise to MHLYLLGGATVEDTPIKLLTGCHRRVLSHLELLAGAAAALAGKDPHPDAFDALTRVQRYFATSGKIHTVDEEDSLFPRLQARSDPALDAIMAELADQHRQADPLHERLDQVLDRVLADRAASSADAEALRDLAEFFLELYPGHIRREDDDLFPRAAEVLAESDWAEIWREMRARRD